The window TTAGCGCTGACAGTTGCTGTTTTTGATAAGGATGATGATCTGCAAAAGCGTAAGATTGAATAACCTGTATGCCCTTTTTTTCAAGAGAATCAAAAAAACGAGGGGGATGGCCAATACCAGCCATAGCAATCACTTGCTTAAGATCGCTAACGGCACATTTTTCACCACTGAGTAAATTAACTGCTGCATCACCTTCTAATGCCATGGTTATTTCATTAGATTTTGGTTGCCCACCATTGACAATCACCGCGTTAACGGAGTTCAAACGCCCTGCTCGTTCACGCATTGGCCCTGCGGGTAGCCACCAGCCATTTCCAAAACGACGCTGACCATCAATCACAACAATTTCATAGTCTCTAGCAAGAGCATAATGCTGTAAACCGTCATCAGTCACGATCACATCTAATGAATAAGCTTCGAGTAATGCTTTCACTGCATCACTACGCTTGGGAGCCACAGCTACGGGGACTTGGGTGCGATAATGAATTAAAATTGGTTCATCACCGGCCTCTGAGGTGGTAGTGGTGGATGAAACGACTAACGGATAGTGTTGAGCTTTCCCACCATAGCCACGAGAAACAACACCAACGCGATAACCTTTTTGGGTTAGTGATTCAACTAACCAAATAACGACAGGCGTTTTACCATTTCCCCCTGCCGTTAAATTACCTACAACAATCACTGGGACGGGTGCCTTCCAAGAAGGCAATAGGCCAACTTTATAAGCCATACGTCTAACTAACGCGATCACACCATATAGTAGTGATAGCGGAAGGAGTAAGATATAAAGCCATGATTGGCCCGCCCAGATTCGTTCTATCATTGGCTAAACTGTATCTTATGTAATTGAGCATAGGCACCATTTTTAGCCAATAATTCTTTATGGTTACCACGTTCAATAATACGACCATCTTGGACAACGACAATTTCATCCGCGTTCTCAATCGTCGATAAGCGGTGAGCAATCACTAAAGATGTTCTATTTTTTTGCAATTCATCTAACGCGGCTTG of the Providencia stuartii genome contains:
- the lpxK gene encoding tetraacyldisaccharide 4'-kinase, translated to MIERIWAGQSWLYILLLPLSLLYGVIALVRRMAYKVGLLPSWKAPVPVIVVGNLTAGGNGKTPVVIWLVESLTQKGYRVGVVSRGYGGKAQHYPLVVSSTTTTSEAGDEPILIHYRTQVPVAVAPKRSDAVKALLEAYSLDVIVTDDGLQHYALARDYEIVVIDGQRRFGNGWWLPAGPMRERAGRLNSVNAVIVNGGQPKSNEITMALEGDAAVNLLSGEKCAVSDLKQVIAMAGIGHPPRFFDSLEKKGIQVIQSYAFADHHPYQKQQLSALTPNDEPLLMTEKDAVKCQSFAQANWWYLPVDASFDAQGEIKILNEIKNTIERHKKTCL